The genomic DNA CAACCTTATTTTCTAAACAAGCATCATTTAAATTCCTATTGTAGTGGGGTGTTTAAGCATAATAGGGAGCTTGCTCATTCCATCGAATCGAATGGGATATTTAAAAAGGTGGCACATCCTTCTATAAATTCCACTTTTCCGTGGGCGGTATCTCCTTTTGTCGTATTTCATTTGAAAGAAGATACTCTTGAAAATCATGGATTTCTATTAGGAGTAGTTCTTCATGAAGCTGAGTCAAAAGGTCTTACATTCTCGATAGGATCCAGTTTCGGATTCAGATCACACCGGTTTGAAGTAATTATTCCAAATGTGAGTGAAGGTAAAGGGCTTTTCAAAGTGGCCATGGGATTCAGGGATGGTCCATCGAAGGACGCAATCACCAAATTATTCAAAAAATTATCCTTATATAAGAGTTTTCACAGCCTGAGAAAGGATTACCCTACGATCAAGCCAGTGAACCTAGTAGACATTAAGGAGTAATGGAGGCTTCGTCATGATTGAAGTCAAGGATCTTTCAAAGTCGTATCTTTCAAAAAAGAATCGAGTAGATGTTCTGAAGAATGTATCATTTTGTATTAATCAAGGAGAAGTAGTTGGCCTTTTGGGTTCAAATGGAGCAGGCAAAACAACATTAATTAAAAGCTTATGCGGTTTGATAGAGCCGGATGCTGGTCAGGTCACCATCCGCAACTTAGCGGTTAATCATCAAGATAAAAGAGCCTTGAAATATATCAGTTCCGTCCTCGAAGGGAATCGGAATCTTTATTGGAGGTTGACGGTAAAGGAGAACATCGAGTACTTTTTGGGTAACCGAGGAATCTCAAGGAAGTCCATTTCAATTGAAATGAATAACTTCCTAAAAAAGTTCTCATTATTAGAAAAAAAGAATGAGTTAGTAAAAAACCTCTCAAGAGGTATGCAACAAAAGGTGGCTATTATCATAGCATTAATGAGTCAAACTGAGGTTCTGCTATTGGATGAACCGACTCTTGGATTGGATGTCGAGGCGAATAATGAGATTCGCAACTTTTTGAAAGAAATCGTAAAGACAGAGAAAAAAACAATCCTGATAAGTTCTCATGACATGAATCTAATTGAGCGCTTATGTGATCGTGTAATCATCATCAACAAAGGTGAAGTAGTGACGGATGATTCTGTTGAAAATCTATTAAGATTATTTCAAGCTATATCATATCAGTTCATTGTTGATCGTCCCTTGAAAGAGGAACAGAATGAGAAATTACGCCAACGGTATCCGACAATGAGAAGTGGCTTTATAGAAGGAAATCATACCTTGGAGTTCACGATTTTGGAAAAGAAGGATTTCTATCAGATTGTAGAAATGCTAAAAGGTTTCCATGTGTTTATTGAATCAATTGATAAGCACCAGATCAACTTTGAACAAGTCTTTCTCACGTTGGTCAAGGGAGAACGGCAATATGCAACTATATAATATATTCATCTCTAATCTCAGAAGAGAAGGCATACAAATGTTTCGGTATCTGCCGAATACAATCAGTGAGCTTGTTATATTCTATATCATATTTTTAGGTTTTTTTCTCGGAATAACATTGGTAGGAGACCAACAGACCATTGATTACAATATTCAAATGGTCATTCTAAACTATGTGTTTTGGTTTTTAATTTTGTCCATTACTCAGGGGATCGGATGGGAGATTTCAAATGAAGCTGGGCAGGGTACGTTAGAACAACTCTATATGACCCCCTACAAACTCTGGTATGTTTTGCTCTCCAGAATGATTAGTACCCTTCTAATCAATATTGTCACCATAACTCTTCTATTGTTTGCAGCCATGTTTACGTCTCAACAGTGGCTGAATATGGACTTACTATCAATCCTACCCATCCTTGGAATCACGCTATTCGGAGTCTTTGGGTTGGGCTATGCTATTGCAGGGATAACGATGATTTTAAAACAGGTTGATTACATTCTACAGCTTTTTCAATTCGTTATCATGGGGCTTACCTTTGTCCCTATAACTGTTGTTCCGATATTGAAATTTGGTCCGTTCATGTTAGGTCTACAATTGATCAGGGAGATTGCAATCCGGGGTATTGCAATCACTGACATTCCTATTGGTGATCTTATCTTCCTCATTATTAATTCATTTTTATATTTTATCATTGGTTTATTATGTTTTAAAAAATGTGAGCAAATAGCCAAAAGGAAAGGTCTGTTTGGCCATTATTAGGAGGACGGGAACATGTCACGACTTGATACGCTGAATTTGGAACAGATATCCAGGTTTATAGCGAGTTTGAACGCAATGAGTAAACACCACATCGGCTATTGTGGTGAAAAATCTGATGAAATCTTGGACACATTGCAACATGATTTCTCTGACCTGAATTTAGAGGATTGTTTGGCGGTTAGCTACGACGATGAAGACGAAGGTATCCTTGGTGTCCTGGGAGCTGACGTCGACTTAGATAATCATTCTGCAGAGCTATGGGGTCCTTTTGTGAATAGTGAAAATCCGGAACCATTAACGGCATTGCTTTGGGAGGAGATATCTTCAAATTTAGGAAAAATGGTTCAGACCTATCATGGATTTTACAACGATCTAAATCTAATTGGGCAAGGCTTCATTGAGTCTCTCGGAGGTAAGGTTACGGGAAGCCATTTAATTCTTAAAGCCAAGAAATATGATTATACCGACGAACATGATGTGGTAGTCGAGGAACTAAGTCCAAAGTGGCATCAAGCATTTGATAAGCTACATAATGAATCATTCCCGGATACATATTATACAAGTGAAGAAATTATTTATAAGGTTAACGATAATAATAAAGTGTTTGTCATTCCATCAGGGGATACCCTTTTAGGATACATTTATGTAGAAGGTAATCCAGATTATGAAGAAGGAAACATTGAATTTATTGCTGTTTCAACTGATAATCGTAAAAGAGGCATCGGGACTAGGTTGGTTAAGCATGCCCTGGGTTTCATGTTTGAGGACTTAGGGATAGAGGAAATATCTATTTGTGTGAATGAGCAAAACTCCCAAGCTATTAACTTATATAAGAGGGCAGGTTTTAAGAGAGAACATCGGCTGCATCATTATGTGCTGAATGTGTGAAGAATCATGATAGTGATTTTTTTACCATGTTGGGTAAGGGAAATAGCAAAAATTAAGAAGAGACTTCTATTATGAACCGTATCCCGAATAACGGACACTTATTAAAAAAGTGCCCTGTTATTCGGGTTCTTTCTATTTCTAGAAAGTTAAACCTCTTTATAATGAAACAAAAACAATGAACGCAGTAATCAAATGCGTAATCGTATATTCAATGAAACGGAAACGAAGCAGCTTGAACATAATCTAAATGGCTACGTGTCAGCTATCAACCTCCATTAAAACTAATTGCCGTAGAGGAATATCAAAAAGGGAAGTTTCCTAAAAAAGGATTATTTGAAAAAGTTGTCGAATAGTGATGGGTGGAATATTCCTTCCAAAAATGAGAGCGTAAAGGGTGTAAATAACAATGAAAAAATACAGTTGGATAATATTCGCCATCCTTGCTGCCATGGTGGTGGCAGGTTGCGGAAAGGAAGAAAAGGTTCAGACTGAGGATGATAAGCAGGAAATGAAGCAGGATGAAGTGCAGGAGGAGAAAGAGTCGGAACCTGTTGAGAGGGAGGATGATGAGGCCACATCGGAAGAGAGTGCGACGGCTGAACAGGAGGAAAAAAGTGAAGACGAGGAAGCCACTTCTGATGGAGTAGAAGAAGCGACCCTCGACATCTCCGGTTCCTGGGTGGCAAAGGGGAAGGACGATGGAGTGAAGAGTAAGTGGTTCTTTAACAATGGCGAGCTCGCGGTGAACGAAAAGTACGACTATGTGTATAAGGTTGAGAAGTATAAGGATCGCCATGGCTATACGGTGGTGAAGATTATACGTGATGATAACAATATGACTGCTTTGCTGTTGAAAGGTGAGGGAGATTCCTTGGAAGCCCTGACGTTAGAGGACGATTCGTTCGATCAGTACTTTACAGATGGCACAGTGCCTGATGGCCAGGTGATCGAATTCCAGAGGGACGGCGCTGCCTGGGATAGTATGGACGAAGCCGTGGACCTGTGGGAATTGGTTCATAAGAACAAAGCAAACGAGATTTCCAAAAATATTTTCTGGGAGAATTATGTGCGTGATCTATGGGAAGTGGTGGAGGAAGGCACCTCAGGTGATACCATGCTTCTGCATTTCAGCAATATCAGCGGAGCGGGGGGGAGTTTCACCAAGTTTGTGAGCCACGGTGATCGTGTTGAAATCACGGAATATAACGGCAATGCGTCCTACCCTCAAAATCCTTCTGTCCGCTATACGGTCGAGCGGGCTGACGGAAAAGTGGTTGAGATGGAAAATCTGACGCAGTGATTCTTAAGGTGCAAAAGGAATCTGCCCGGTGACCAAGAGGACGATGATCAGGAACCAGTAAAAGATAAAGAAAAGGGAAAGTAATAAACCGATGACGGAGAGAACCTTTTTCTCCGTTTTTTTTGAGGAGTCCAACAATCGAGATGATACTCCCGATGACCATCAGGCCGAGGGTGATGGAATCCCCGATGGCAGAACCGGTATTGGCTATTCGTTTCGGGGTAACGAACACAAGGAAGAAGGATATTACACCGATGATGAGGGAGAGCCAGCTGATGAAGCCATACGTTTTTGGTGAAGGGGCTTGTGTTTCCATTGTGGTCACTTCCTTTATAAGAGAGTGTGATAGGTTTATTATAACATATTTTGGTAAAAAGAATCGTTTTATAGAAACGGGGGAACCTAGATGGATCAACTGAAAGGCATCATGAACCTCATCCACCTATCCCAAAAGCTGAAAATGGAAATGCGACACAGCTGGCTGTCGGATGGGCGTCAGGAGAGTGTGGCGGAGCATACGTGGAGGGTATCCCTCATGGCCATTCTCGTAGAGCCGTTTTTGGACAAATCAGTGGAGATGGAAAAACTGTTGAAGATGATCATCATCCATGAC from Rossellomorea marisflavi includes the following:
- a CDS encoding ABC transporter permease, which gives rise to MFRYLPNTISELVIFYIIFLGFFLGITLVGDQQTIDYNIQMVILNYVFWFLILSITQGIGWEISNEAGQGTLEQLYMTPYKLWYVLLSRMISTLLINIVTITLLLFAAMFTSQQWLNMDLLSILPILGITLFGVFGLGYAIAGITMILKQVDYILQLFQFVIMGLTFVPITVVPILKFGPFMLGLQLIREIAIRGIAITDIPIGDLIFLIINSFLYFIIGLLCFKKCEQIAKRKGLFGHY
- a CDS encoding GNAT family N-acetyltransferase produces the protein MSRLDTLNLEQISRFIASLNAMSKHHIGYCGEKSDEILDTLQHDFSDLNLEDCLAVSYDDEDEGILGVLGADVDLDNHSAELWGPFVNSENPEPLTALLWEEISSNLGKMVQTYHGFYNDLNLIGQGFIESLGGKVTGSHLILKAKKYDYTDEHDVVVEELSPKWHQAFDKLHNESFPDTYYTSEEIIYKVNDNNKVFVIPSGDTLLGYIYVEGNPDYEEGNIEFIAVSTDNRKRGIGTRLVKHALGFMFEDLGIEEISICVNEQNSQAINLYKRAGFKREHRLHHYVLNV
- a CDS encoding ABC transporter ATP-binding protein, translated to MIEVKDLSKSYLSKKNRVDVLKNVSFCINQGEVVGLLGSNGAGKTTLIKSLCGLIEPDAGQVTIRNLAVNHQDKRALKYISSVLEGNRNLYWRLTVKENIEYFLGNRGISRKSISIEMNNFLKKFSLLEKKNELVKNLSRGMQQKVAIIIALMSQTEVLLLDEPTLGLDVEANNEIRNFLKEIVKTEKKTILISSHDMNLIERLCDRVIIINKGEVVTDDSVENLLRLFQAISYQFIVDRPLKEEQNEKLRQRYPTMRSGFIEGNHTLEFTILEKKDFYQIVEMLKGFHVFIESIDKHQINFEQVFLTLVKGERQYATI